The Vicinamibacterales bacterium genome contains a region encoding:
- a CDS encoding carbohydrate kinase family protein has product MKLIVTGSIAFDYLMSFPGKFTEHLLPEHMQRVSLSFLVDSMDKRRGGCAPNIAYTLALLGERPLLMATAGQDFGEYGTWLSSAGVDTSLVKVVADKFTASFFCSTDHSNNQFAMFYTGAMANAGELSFRTMEDLAANGLVIISPNDPEAMVQYAEECSTMGVKYIWDPGQQCARMDGAALTDGIVGAHLVICNDYEFELIRQKTGMSEDDVLAEASTLIVTRGEHGCTVLTRGGRTDVAAVPPDRIVDPTGVGDAFRGGLMKGLAGGRSLETSAQMGSVAATWALEHLGGQSHAYTWTEFRQRYERHFGPLA; this is encoded by the coding sequence ATGAAGCTGATCGTCACTGGATCCATCGCCTTCGACTACCTGATGTCGTTCCCGGGCAAGTTCACCGAGCACCTGCTGCCGGAGCACATGCAGCGGGTGAGCCTGAGCTTCCTCGTGGACTCGATGGACAAGCGCCGCGGCGGATGCGCCCCGAACATCGCGTACACGCTGGCGCTGCTGGGCGAGCGGCCGCTCCTGATGGCGACCGCGGGGCAGGACTTCGGTGAGTACGGCACGTGGCTGTCGTCGGCCGGCGTCGACACCTCGCTCGTGAAGGTCGTGGCCGACAAGTTCACGGCCTCGTTCTTCTGCAGCACCGATCACTCCAACAACCAGTTCGCCATGTTCTACACCGGCGCCATGGCGAACGCCGGCGAGCTCTCGTTCCGCACGATGGAGGATCTCGCCGCCAACGGCCTCGTCATCATCTCCCCGAACGATCCCGAGGCGATGGTGCAGTACGCCGAAGAGTGCAGCACGATGGGCGTGAAGTACATCTGGGATCCCGGCCAGCAGTGCGCGCGCATGGACGGCGCCGCCCTGACGGACGGGATCGTCGGTGCCCACCTGGTGATCTGCAACGACTACGAGTTCGAGCTCATCCGGCAGAAGACGGGCATGTCCGAGGACGACGTCCTGGCGGAGGCCTCGACCCTGATCGTCACCCGGGGCGAACACGGCTGCACGGTCCTGACGCGGGGCGGGCGGACCGACGTCGCGGCCGTGCCGCCGGATCGCATCGTGGATCCGACCGGGGTCGGCGACGCCTTCCGGGGAGGCCTCATGAAGGGCCTGGCCGGCGGCCGGTCGCTCGAGACGTCGGCCCAGATGGGCAGCGTGGCCGCGACGTGGGCGCTCGAGCACCTTGGCGGTCAGAGCCACGCCTACACGTGGACCGAGTTCCGCCAGCGCTACGAACGCCACTTCGGCCCGTTGGCGTAG
- the mtnP gene encoding S-methyl-5'-thioadenosine phosphorylase — translation MSADIGIIGGSGLYDMEELTDREERVLSTPFGDPSGPYVLATLRGRRVAFLARHGIGHRLMPSELNFRANIFGFKQLGVGHILSASAVGSLKEEYRPLDLVFPDQFLDRTFNRVGTFFGNGLVAHVGFAHPVCERLRLLAAGAAEACGARVHRGGTYVCMEGPQFSTLAESRLYRSWGMDVIGMTNLQEAKLAREAEICYATMALVTDYDCWHPDHDAVTVEMVIGHLVQNARTAQRVIADTVEQLGNERACACKDALAAALITRPDAVPAALRRDLAPLIGRYLPVTD, via the coding sequence ATGTCGGCGGACATCGGCATCATCGGCGGCAGCGGGCTCTACGACATGGAGGAGCTCACGGACCGGGAGGAGCGGGTGCTCTCGACGCCGTTCGGCGACCCGTCGGGGCCCTACGTCCTCGCGACGCTGCGCGGCCGCCGGGTGGCCTTTCTGGCGAGGCACGGCATCGGACACCGGCTGATGCCGTCCGAGCTGAACTTCCGGGCGAACATCTTCGGCTTCAAGCAGCTCGGCGTCGGGCACATCCTGTCGGCAAGCGCCGTAGGCAGCCTGAAGGAGGAGTACCGGCCGCTGGACCTGGTGTTCCCCGACCAGTTCCTGGACCGCACGTTCAACCGCGTGGGCACGTTCTTCGGCAATGGCCTGGTCGCCCATGTCGGGTTCGCGCACCCGGTGTGCGAGCGCCTCAGGCTGCTGGCGGCGGGCGCCGCCGAGGCGTGCGGCGCGCGCGTGCACCGCGGCGGCACGTACGTGTGCATGGAGGGGCCGCAGTTCTCGACGCTCGCGGAATCCCGGCTCTACCGCTCCTGGGGGATGGACGTCATCGGCATGACCAATCTCCAGGAGGCCAAGCTCGCGCGCGAGGCCGAGATCTGCTACGCGACGATGGCGCTCGTCACCGACTACGACTGCTGGCACCCCGACCACGACGCGGTGACCGTGGAGATGGTGATCGGGCACCTCGTCCAGAACGCCAGGACCGCGCAGCGGGTGATCGCCGACACCGTGGAACAGCTGGGGAACGAACGCGCCTGCGCATGCAAGGACGCCCTGGCTGCCGCCCTCATCACCCGTCCGGACGCCGTGCCGGCGGCGCTGCGCCGTGATCTGGCGCCGCTCATCGGCAGATACCTGCCCGTCACCGACTGA
- the mce gene encoding methylmalonyl-CoA epimerase, whose protein sequence is MKVRLDHIGIALPAVDAAAAWYRDRFGLQVGHVEDVGSQHVRAHFIDAGGALLELLEPTAPTSPIAKFLEKRGPGLHHVALAVEDIHAALAELKMAGVRLIDDVPRPGAEGALVAFIHPSASYGVLVELKQPASGTAAGRLSPVPRFLGPARTSLGDVELISLSDGFMALDGGAMFGVVPRTLWERRLPPDDRNRIPLGLRPLVVRGRETVLIDAGCGDTMDPKLAAIYGLDRQYHLAHALADAGLGVEDIDVVVASHLHFDHVGGFTERRPDGTLAPRFPKARYVAHAGEWHDATHPHERSRASYHPDNFEPLMAAGVLTLVEDGAEIVPGIRYRRSGGHTAHHQVVVIESSGQTAVFAADMYPTSVHVPDPWVMGYDLYPVQTLDFKRAFAREAVEGEYLVFFEHDPSLAAGRLRESGGKRHVERVL, encoded by the coding sequence GTGAAGGTGCGCCTCGATCACATCGGCATCGCGCTGCCGGCCGTGGACGCGGCCGCGGCGTGGTATCGCGACCGCTTCGGTCTTCAGGTCGGCCATGTCGAAGACGTGGGCAGTCAGCACGTCCGGGCGCACTTCATCGACGCCGGCGGCGCCCTCCTGGAACTGCTCGAGCCGACGGCCCCCACGTCGCCCATCGCGAAGTTCCTGGAGAAGCGCGGTCCCGGCCTGCACCACGTCGCGCTCGCGGTCGAGGACATCCACGCGGCGCTGGCCGAGCTGAAGATGGCGGGCGTCAGGCTGATCGACGACGTCCCGCGCCCTGGCGCCGAAGGCGCCCTGGTGGCGTTCATCCATCCGTCGGCCTCCTACGGCGTGCTCGTGGAGCTGAAGCAACCCGCGTCCGGCACCGCGGCGGGCCGGCTGTCCCCGGTGCCGCGCTTCCTCGGTCCGGCGCGCACCTCGCTGGGCGACGTCGAGCTCATCTCGCTGTCGGACGGGTTCATGGCCCTCGACGGCGGGGCGATGTTCGGCGTCGTGCCACGGACGCTGTGGGAGCGCCGCCTCCCGCCCGACGACCGCAACCGTATCCCGCTGGGCCTGCGCCCGCTCGTCGTCCGAGGCCGTGAGACCGTCCTCATCGACGCGGGTTGCGGCGACACGATGGACCCGAAGCTGGCCGCCATCTACGGCCTCGACCGCCAGTACCACCTGGCACACGCCCTGGCGGACGCCGGGCTCGGCGTCGAGGACATCGATGTCGTCGTCGCCAGCCACCTCCACTTCGATCACGTCGGCGGGTTCACCGAGCGGCGGCCCGACGGGACGCTGGCGCCGCGGTTCCCGAAGGCGCGGTACGTGGCCCACGCGGGGGAGTGGCACGACGCCACGCATCCGCACGAACGGAGCCGGGCCAGCTATCACCCGGACAACTTCGAGCCGCTGATGGCGGCCGGGGTTCTGACGTTGGTGGAAGACGGCGCGGAGATCGTGCCGGGAATCCGGTATCGCCGATCGGGCGGCCACACGGCCCATCACCAGGTGGTCGTCATCGAGTCGTCGGGGCAGACCGCCGTGTTCGCAGCGGACATGTACCCGACGTCGGTGCACGTGCCGGACCCGTGGGTGATGGGCTACGACCTGTATCCGGTGCAGACGCTCGACTTCAAGCGCGCGTTCGCGCGCGAGGCCGTCGAGGGCGAGTACCTGGTCTTCTTCGAGCACGACCCGTCGCTCGCCGCCGGACGGCTGCGGGAGTCGGGCGGCAAGCGCCACGTGGAGCGCGTGCTCTGA
- the meaB gene encoding methylmalonyl Co-A mutase-associated GTPase MeaB: protein MTDRPLSRRVLDGDPRAIARAMSLIEDGAASAPGLVRDLFPHTGRAYVVGVTGPPGAGKSTLVDRLIAEVRRGGDSVGVIAVDPTSPFTGGSILGDRLRMQAHAGDAGVFIRSMATRGSLGGLAPTTADLAVVLDASGRSMVVIETVGVGQDEVDIVRTADVSIVVLVPGTGDDVQALKAGIMEIADIYVVNKADRDGADRMVTSIESNLALQAFADGQWRPPIVKTEATTGRGVDDLWATVRAFREHTAGQRHQRLVARQEHRLRELVSRQFLAHVERRVLAEGEFDAIVERIARRDVDPYTAAADVLGRALGQGPRP from the coding sequence GTGACCGACCGGCCTCTCAGCCGACGGGTGCTCGACGGCGACCCCCGGGCCATCGCCCGCGCCATGTCGCTCATCGAAGACGGCGCGGCGTCGGCGCCAGGGCTCGTGCGCGACCTGTTCCCACACACCGGTCGGGCGTACGTGGTCGGTGTCACGGGGCCGCCAGGCGCCGGGAAGAGCACGCTGGTCGACCGGCTGATCGCCGAGGTGCGGCGCGGCGGCGACTCCGTCGGCGTCATCGCGGTCGACCCCACGAGCCCGTTCACGGGCGGGTCGATTCTGGGCGACCGGCTGCGGATGCAGGCGCACGCCGGTGACGCCGGTGTCTTCATCAGGAGCATGGCGACGCGGGGCAGCCTGGGCGGGCTCGCCCCGACCACCGCCGACCTGGCCGTCGTTCTCGACGCCTCGGGGCGGTCGATGGTCGTGATCGAGACCGTCGGGGTCGGCCAGGACGAGGTCGACATCGTCCGCACCGCCGACGTCTCGATCGTGGTCCTGGTGCCGGGCACGGGCGACGACGTGCAGGCGCTGAAGGCCGGCATCATGGAGATCGCCGACATCTACGTCGTGAACAAGGCCGATCGGGACGGAGCGGACCGCATGGTCACCTCCATCGAGTCCAACCTGGCGCTCCAGGCCTTTGCCGACGGCCAGTGGCGCCCGCCGATCGTCAAGACCGAGGCCACGACCGGCCGTGGCGTGGACGACCTGTGGGCCACGGTGCGCGCGTTCCGCGAACACACGGCAGGACAGCGGCACCAGCGGCTCGTCGCCCGGCAGGAACACCGGCTCCGCGAACTCGTGTCGCGGCAGTTCCTGGCTCACGTGGAGCGCCGGGTGCTGGCCGAAGGCGAGTTCGACGCGATTGTCGAGCGGATCGCCCGCCGCGACGTGGACCCCTACACTGCAGCGGCTGACGTGCTCGGGCGGGCGCTCGGCCAGGGACCGCGCCCGTGA
- a CDS encoding acyl-CoA dehydrogenase family protein, whose protein sequence is MIDFSLSDDQRLLARSVRAFAEAEIAPHVRAWDDAQHFPRELLPKLAALGLMGIQIPEDLGGAGMSAVDYCLALEELARVDPSVSLSVAAHNGLGTAHLAMFGSDEQKRRFVAPLAAGTKLAAWGLTESGSGSDAAAMRTTAVRDGDGWVLDGSKAFITHGASADVLVVMAVTDRSKGSKGVSAFVIERGTPGLLAGRKEDKLGMRASETVEVILERCRIPASHLIGEEGQGFIQTLQVLDAGRIGIAALAVGLAQGAYECARRYAAERRQFGVPIGSFPSIRAKLTTHAAAVQAARLLTLRAAWLKDAGRRMTLESSMAKLYASEIAVRASEDAVQIHGGYGFVKDYPAEKFFRDVKLTTIGEGTSEIQRLVIARQLLAA, encoded by the coding sequence GTGATCGACTTCTCGTTGTCCGACGATCAGCGGCTGTTGGCCCGGAGCGTCCGGGCGTTCGCGGAGGCCGAGATCGCCCCGCACGTGCGCGCCTGGGACGACGCCCAGCACTTCCCCCGAGAGCTCCTGCCGAAGCTGGCCGCCCTGGGGCTCATGGGCATCCAGATTCCCGAAGACCTGGGCGGCGCCGGGATGTCGGCCGTCGACTACTGCCTCGCGCTCGAGGAACTGGCCCGTGTCGATCCGTCGGTGTCGCTGTCGGTCGCCGCGCACAACGGCCTGGGCACGGCGCACCTGGCGATGTTCGGATCGGACGAGCAGAAGCGGCGCTTCGTGGCGCCGCTGGCTGCCGGCACGAAGCTCGCGGCTTGGGGACTCACGGAGTCGGGATCGGGCAGCGATGCTGCGGCGATGCGGACCACCGCCGTTCGCGACGGCGACGGCTGGGTGCTCGACGGGTCGAAGGCGTTCATCACCCACGGCGCCTCGGCGGACGTCCTGGTCGTGATGGCGGTCACCGACCGGTCGAAGGGCAGCAAGGGCGTGTCGGCCTTCGTGATCGAGCGGGGGACACCGGGGCTGCTCGCGGGGCGCAAGGAAGACAAGCTCGGGATGCGGGCCAGCGAGACCGTCGAGGTGATCCTGGAGCGGTGCCGCATTCCGGCCAGCCACCTCATCGGGGAGGAGGGGCAGGGCTTCATCCAGACGCTGCAAGTGCTGGATGCGGGCCGGATCGGGATCGCCGCGCTCGCCGTCGGGTTGGCGCAGGGGGCGTACGAGTGCGCCCGGCGATACGCGGCCGAGCGCCGCCAGTTCGGCGTGCCGATCGGGTCGTTCCCGTCGATTCGCGCCAAGCTCACGACCCACGCGGCGGCCGTCCAGGCCGCGCGGCTGCTCACGCTGCGGGCCGCCTGGCTGAAGGACGCCGGTCGGCGGATGACCCTCGAGTCGTCGATGGCCAAGCTGTACGCGAGCGAAATCGCGGTCCGGGCGTCGGAGGACGCCGTGCAGATTCACGGCGGCTATGGCTTCGTGAAGGACTACCCGGCGGAGAAGTTCTTCCGTGACGTGAAGCTCACGACCATCGGGGAGGGCACGAGCGAGATCCAGCGGCTCGTGATCGCCCGCCAGCTGCTGGCCGCCTGA
- the hemW gene encoding radical SAM family heme chaperone HemW, whose amino-acid sequence MAGLYIHVPFCAALCSYCTFTRGLLDEALKARFVDALVTDIRRHADAVPVESIYFGGGTPSLLSVEELSRILEACRGAFDIAADAEVTLEANPESVSTPTAEGYRAAGVNRVSLGVQSFRPDELARLGRVHSAGRSESAVRELRAAGFDNVSLDLMLWLPEQRPEQLMESVARLIAVGPEHASLYLLEIYPNAPLKDEVARAGWTVVPDDVAADMYLAAMEALDGAGYRQYEISNVARPGRESRHNLAYWTDGDWLAFGPGAHGADASSRWRVVSSTADYVARVREGRDVVAERWARTGPARCEEALFMGLRLSEGIDLRRIHARYGVDVWARYGEALQPFVEAGHLVHEPTRRIFLTRTGMLVANDAMTVFLGPGMR is encoded by the coding sequence GTGGCGGGCCTCTACATCCACGTTCCCTTCTGCGCGGCGCTCTGCAGCTACTGCACGTTCACGCGCGGCCTCCTCGATGAGGCGCTGAAGGCGCGCTTCGTCGATGCGCTCGTCACCGACATCCGGCGCCATGCCGACGCCGTGCCCGTCGAGTCGATCTACTTCGGCGGCGGCACTCCGTCCCTCCTCTCGGTGGAGGAACTGTCGAGAATCCTCGAGGCGTGCCGGGGCGCCTTCGACATCGCCGCGGATGCGGAGGTGACCCTCGAAGCGAATCCCGAGAGCGTCTCGACGCCGACGGCGGAGGGCTATCGCGCGGCGGGCGTCAACCGCGTCAGCCTCGGCGTGCAGTCGTTTCGGCCGGATGAGCTGGCGCGCCTGGGGCGCGTGCACTCCGCGGGACGATCGGAATCCGCCGTGCGTGAACTGCGCGCGGCAGGGTTCGACAACGTGAGCCTCGACCTGATGCTGTGGCTGCCGGAGCAGCGCCCGGAACAGCTGATGGAATCGGTGGCGCGCCTGATCGCGGTCGGGCCCGAGCACGCGTCGCTCTACCTGCTCGAGATCTACCCGAACGCTCCGCTCAAGGACGAGGTGGCCAGAGCCGGCTGGACCGTGGTGCCGGACGACGTGGCCGCGGACATGTACCTGGCCGCGATGGAGGCGCTCGACGGGGCGGGCTATCGCCAGTACGAGATTTCCAACGTCGCCAGGCCGGGCCGGGAGAGCCGTCACAACCTGGCGTACTGGACCGACGGCGACTGGCTCGCCTTCGGCCCTGGCGCGCATGGCGCCGACGCGTCGTCACGATGGCGCGTCGTCAGCAGCACGGCGGACTATGTCGCTCGTGTGAGGGAGGGGAGGGACGTCGTGGCGGAGCGGTGGGCGCGCACAGGCCCCGCGCGCTGTGAGGAGGCCCTGTTCATGGGCCTGAGGCTCTCCGAGGGCATCGACCTCCGTCGCATCCACGCCCGGTACGGCGTGGATGTGTGGGCGCGGTACGGCGAGGCGCTACAACCGTTCGTCGAGGCGGGACACCTCGTTCACGAGCCGACTCGACGGATTTTCTTGACGCGAACCGGGATGTTGGTGGCTAATGACGCCATGACCGTTTTCCTCGGCCCGGGAATGCGGTAG
- a CDS encoding ATP-binding protein — translation MPCERCHDTTWVIETVDGVDHVRRCECWRTALVDRQLEHARIPRRYQHCELDNFEQNYDSLREAHRRARAFVEAFPVVDRGLLLRGRHGVGKTHLAVAVLKALIREKGARGFFYETRELLKLVRDSYASGGEITEMEVLRPVLEADLLVLDDLGAEKTSEWVQETLGLVVNARYGERRPTIFTSNLVHGTDLDDLNSLRVQLGERTRSRLLEMCHDVEMDAPDVREYGLHPTPEAAARSLRDSTAGAERRGRSGFPDRSKGMARAALKPRGQADVAWSGGKGGSA, via the coding sequence ATGCCGTGCGAACGCTGCCACGACACCACGTGGGTGATCGAGACCGTCGACGGCGTTGACCACGTGCGCCGCTGTGAGTGCTGGCGGACGGCGCTGGTCGATCGGCAGCTCGAGCACGCGCGCATTCCCCGGCGCTACCAGCACTGCGAGCTCGACAACTTCGAGCAGAACTACGATTCCCTGCGTGAGGCGCACCGGCGTGCGCGCGCGTTCGTCGAGGCGTTCCCCGTCGTCGACCGGGGGCTGCTCCTGCGCGGCCGGCATGGCGTGGGCAAGACCCACCTGGCCGTTGCGGTCCTGAAGGCGCTCATCCGCGAGAAGGGCGCGCGCGGGTTCTTCTACGAAACGCGCGAGCTCCTGAAGCTCGTGCGGGACAGCTACGCGAGCGGCGGCGAGATCACCGAGATGGAAGTGCTGCGTCCGGTGCTCGAGGCCGATCTCCTGGTGCTCGACGACCTCGGCGCGGAAAAGACGTCGGAGTGGGTGCAGGAGACCCTGGGCCTGGTGGTGAACGCCAGGTACGGCGAGCGCCGCCCCACGATCTTCACGTCGAACCTCGTCCACGGCACGGATCTCGACGACCTCAATTCGCTTCGCGTCCAGCTGGGCGAGCGGACGCGGTCCCGCCTGCTCGAGATGTGTCACGACGTCGAGATGGACGCTCCCGACGTACGCGAGTACGGGCTGCACCCCACGCCCGAAGCCGCCGCCCGGTCGCTGCGCGACTCGACCGCGGGTGCCGAGCGCCGCGGCCGTTCCGGCTTCCCGGACCGCAGCAAGGGGATGGCGAGAGCGGCGCTCAAACCCCGGGGACAGGCGGACGTGGCCTGGTCCGGCGGGAAGGGCGGGTCCGCGTAA
- a CDS encoding helix-turn-helix transcriptional regulator: MAKRASGKSLYMISVVSQKYDIHPQTLRLYEREGLLMPSRTDGNTRLYSDEDLAQLETILTLTRELGVNLAGVEIILNMRRKMERMQDEVNEFMEYVKHEMARGLGDWEQRLGTALVKSSPTDLVRRPAPAEDAPAGGSRRPK; the protein is encoded by the coding sequence ATGGCGAAGCGGGCCAGCGGCAAGTCGCTCTACATGATCAGCGTCGTGTCCCAGAAGTACGACATCCATCCGCAGACCCTGCGCCTCTACGAGCGTGAAGGGCTGCTGATGCCGTCGCGTACCGATGGCAACACGCGCCTGTACTCCGACGAGGATCTCGCCCAGCTCGAGACGATCCTGACCCTCACGCGCGAGCTCGGCGTGAACCTCGCGGGGGTGGAGATCATCCTGAACATGCGACGCAAGATGGAGCGCATGCAGGACGAGGTCAACGAGTTCATGGAATACGTGAAGCACGAGATGGCGCGCGGACTCGGCGACTGGGAACAGCGGCTCGGCACGGCGCTGGTCAAGTCGTCGCCGACGGATCTCGTGCGACGTCCGGCGCCGGCGGAGGACGCACCGGCCGGTGGGTCGAGACGGCCGAAGTGA
- a CDS encoding J domain-containing protein — protein sequence MDFYVVLGVRRGASDGDIRRAYRRLARQYHPDINPGDREAAARFRDISAAYETLVDPERRRQYDRGEAPVTEAPVSGFAGFDFSPGIHAEPKTTFGDLFADAILGSPGQRPMRGADVHVAATVSLEDVFHGARRRLVIHRQAPCHGCAGSGTTRAPRTECPACDGRGVRRVARGHMVFTRPCDRCGGTGHRERRPCGTCGGRGTEPQVETVDLEVPPGIADGARVTLEGMGHAGAHGGGPGDAYVEVVIEPHPLYTRSGADLHVEVPVAVHEAALGARVALPGVDGSVVRLRVPPGTQSGQRFRLRERGLPPVRGGSRGDLVAEIRVMLPAVLDERSKELLREFGRLQQESVRDSRFPPLGDER from the coding sequence ATGGATTTCTACGTCGTGCTGGGTGTGCGACGTGGGGCCAGCGACGGCGATATTCGTCGCGCCTACCGGCGGCTGGCCCGTCAGTACCATCCGGACATCAACCCCGGCGACCGCGAGGCGGCGGCGCGCTTTCGCGACATTTCGGCCGCGTACGAGACGCTCGTGGACCCCGAGCGCCGGCGCCAATACGATCGCGGCGAAGCGCCCGTGACGGAGGCGCCGGTCTCGGGCTTCGCAGGGTTCGACTTCTCTCCCGGCATTCACGCCGAACCGAAGACCACCTTCGGCGATCTCTTCGCCGACGCCATCCTCGGGTCCCCCGGCCAGCGGCCGATGCGCGGCGCCGACGTGCACGTGGCGGCGACGGTTTCCCTCGAGGACGTCTTTCACGGCGCCCGCCGCCGCCTCGTGATCCACCGGCAGGCGCCGTGCCACGGCTGCGCGGGCTCGGGGACGACGCGGGCGCCGCGGACCGAGTGCCCGGCCTGCGACGGCCGTGGCGTCCGGCGCGTCGCCCGCGGGCACATGGTGTTCACCCGGCCGTGTGACCGCTGCGGCGGCACCGGGCACCGCGAGCGCCGGCCGTGCGGCACCTGCGGCGGCCGCGGGACGGAGCCGCAGGTGGAGACGGTGGACCTGGAGGTGCCGCCAGGTATCGCCGACGGCGCGCGCGTCACGCTCGAGGGCATGGGGCACGCGGGTGCGCACGGCGGCGGGCCCGGCGACGCCTATGTCGAGGTCGTGATCGAGCCGCACCCCCTCTACACCCGCAGCGGCGCCGACCTGCACGTGGAGGTGCCCGTCGCCGTCCACGAGGCGGCGCTCGGCGCCCGGGTGGCGCTGCCGGGCGTCGACGGCAGCGTGGTGCGCCTGAGGGTGCCGCCGGGCACGCAGTCCGGCCAGCGGTTCCGGCTGCGGGAACGGGGGCTGCCGCCGGTGCGGGGCGGCTCCCGCGGCGATCTCGTCGCCGAGATCCGCGTGATGCTGCCCGCCGTGCTCGACGAGCGGTCGAAGGAGCTGCTGCGCGAGTTCGGCCGCCTGCAGCAGGAGAGCGTCAGGGACTCGCGCTTCCCGCCGCTCGGGGACGAACGGTGA
- a CDS encoding DUF6600 domain-containing protein produces MRLRRAGFLVAVAGLLTAASAASAAAQPWPAESALPSFPPPLTITIVDGPVELVRDGRVESAHAPDVFDEGERLVTNGGRAELAVPDGGLAHVDRDTDLRVDPGVVLRLVAGRVIVRTSAEGQGLDLATPAGALFLEPGGEYDLAAADLAGDTEVHVHVGRAVMRGGDRDVVVAPGIALLMHPRDRVPRWARPPAPDAFAAWAEDLADEAEHARTAALPVQLQPWAGDLDAHGSWTALAPYGQVWFPAAGRDWRPFVSGTWRYTRHGWTWIDADRWAWPLHHYGRWGHHDVRGWYWIPHRQWGPGWVGWAVGADHVAWAPLGWNARPLVDFSVGARIGPTGLWASSWSIVPRRVFGRRDSIRGHLENPQHLPGPVLGGFVSQMIGPRGPASHGDRYAVRPRRPAGRGWGGPPRPDARAARPRTEEPPAPELDAPPAARESAPVRRPTDAPPRWRDDAGAAEIARPDDRAWSTARGRSAADGRRVPTGPPVRPQGARGEPSRGDRPGAAPPATVPSGDRGRGRAWEGARGARQTPGSSGTTADPPAANPPTTGPPPGSSASGGQRRGNGRDSGAAPRAGGSRRRPG; encoded by the coding sequence GTGAGACTTCGCCGTGCAGGGTTCCTCGTCGCCGTCGCCGGCCTCCTGACCGCCGCCAGCGCCGCCAGCGCCGCCGCTCAGCCATGGCCAGCCGAGTCGGCACTGCCCTCCTTCCCGCCGCCGCTCACCATCACCATCGTGGACGGCCCGGTGGAGCTCGTCAGGGACGGACGCGTCGAGTCCGCCCACGCGCCCGACGTCTTCGACGAAGGCGAGCGGCTCGTCACCAACGGCGGTCGCGCGGAACTCGCCGTCCCTGACGGCGGGCTGGCCCATGTGGACCGGGATACCGATCTCCGTGTCGATCCCGGCGTGGTGCTCCGGCTCGTCGCGGGCCGGGTCATCGTCCGCACGTCGGCGGAAGGCCAAGGGCTCGACCTGGCCACGCCCGCCGGCGCGCTCTTCCTCGAACCAGGCGGCGAGTACGACCTCGCCGCCGCCGATCTGGCCGGTGATACCGAAGTGCACGTGCACGTCGGGCGCGCCGTGATGCGCGGCGGCGACCGTGACGTCGTCGTTGCTCCGGGCATCGCCCTGCTCATGCACCCGCGCGACCGTGTTCCCCGATGGGCGCGGCCACCCGCCCCCGACGCCTTCGCCGCCTGGGCAGAAGACCTGGCCGACGAGGCGGAGCACGCTCGGACTGCCGCCCTGCCGGTCCAACTCCAGCCCTGGGCCGGGGATCTGGACGCGCACGGGAGCTGGACGGCGCTCGCGCCCTACGGCCAGGTGTGGTTCCCGGCCGCGGGGCGGGACTGGCGGCCGTTCGTCTCGGGAACGTGGCGGTACACGAGACACGGGTGGACGTGGATCGACGCCGACCGGTGGGCCTGGCCGCTCCATCACTACGGCCGCTGGGGACATCACGACGTGCGGGGCTGGTACTGGATTCCGCACCGTCAGTGGGGCCCCGGGTGGGTCGGGTGGGCGGTTGGCGCGGACCACGTGGCTTGGGCGCCGCTTGGCTGGAATGCCCGTCCGCTTGTGGACTTCTCCGTGGGCGCCCGCATCGGCCCGACCGGACTGTGGGCGTCCTCGTGGTCCATCGTGCCGCGCCGCGTCTTCGGCCGCCGCGATTCCATCAGGGGACACCTCGAGAACCCGCAGCACTTGCCGGGTCCCGTCCTGGGCGGTTTCGTGTCCCAGATGATCGGCCCGCGCGGACCCGCGTCGCATGGCGACCGCTATGCCGTGCGCCCGCGTCGGCCTGCCGGCAGGGGATGGGGCGGCCCGCCGCGCCCGGATGCGCGCGCCGCCCGGCCGCGAACGGAAGAGCCGCCGGCACCTGAACTGGACGCACCACCGGCCGCCAGGGAGTCCGCGCCGGTGCGGCGGCCCACCGACGCGCCTCCCCGATGGCGCGACGACGCGGGCGCGGCCGAGATTGCGCGACCGGACGACCGGGCGTGGTCGACCGCGCGTGGGCGTTCCGCTGCGGACGGCCGCCGCGTGCCGACCGGTCCACCCGTGAGGCCCCAGGGTGCGCGGGGCGAGCCCTCGAGGGGTGATCGGCCAGGCGCAGCGCCGCCGGCCACGGTGCCCTCCGGCGATCGTGGCCGGGGACGCGCCTGGGAGGGCGCCAGGGGCGCGCGTCAGACGCCGGGGTCGTCCGGGACGACCGCGGATCCGCCCGCAGCGAACCCGCCGACGACAGGGCCACCGCCGGGTTCGAGCGCCTCCGGCGGCCAGCGGCGCGGCAACGGTCGAGACAGCGGCGCCGCTCCACGCGCGGGAGGGTCGAGGCGGCGTCCGGGTTAG